The following are from one region of the Oncorhynchus nerka isolate Pitt River linkage group LG8, Oner_Uvic_2.0, whole genome shotgun sequence genome:
- the LOC115133025 gene encoding tetraspanin-9-like isoform X2 has protein sequence MARGCLCCVKYMLFLFNLLFWLGGCGLLGVGVWLSVSQGSFATLSPSFPSISAANLIITLGAVIMVTGFLGCLGAIKENKCLLLSFFITLLVILLVELILLILFFVYTDNVSENARQDLKEGLTLYSTNNNAGLRNAWNTIQTEWHCCGVNGYTDWHTALQEKVVPDHCCQDIYQDCGRNATNQFWTQGCYEKVEEWLDDNKHLLGTIAMCVLVIQLLGMAFSMTLYQQIHRSGKKYEA, from the exons ATGGCTCGCGGCTGCCTCTGCTGCGTCAAATACATGTTGTTCCTCTTCAACCTGCTCTTCTGG TTGGGGGGCTGTGGTTTGTTGGGTGTGGGAGTGTGGTTGTCTGTGTCCCAGGGCAGCTTTGCCACCCTATCACCATCCTTCCCCTCCATCTCTGCTGCcaacctcatcatcaccctgggtGCTGTCATCATGGTTACAGGCTTCCTGGGTTGTCTGGGTGCCATCAAGGAGAACAAGTGTCTGCTGCTGAGT TTTTTCATCACGTTGTTGGTTATTCTGTTGGTGGAGCTGATCCTACTCATCCTGTTCTTCGTATACACAGACAAT GTGAGTGAGAACGCCAGACAGGACCTGAAAGAGGGACTTACTCTGTACAGCACCAACAACAACGCGGGCCTCCGCAACGCCTGGAACACCATACAGACAGAG tgGCATTGTTGTGGGGTGAATGGGTACACAGACTGGCACACTGCCCTGCAGGAGAAGGTGGTTCCTGACCACTGCTGTCAGGATATCTACCAGGACTGTGGGCGCAATGCCACCAACCAGTTCTGGACACAG GGTTGCtatgagaaggtggaggagtggcTGGAtgacaataaacacctgctgggAACCATCGCCATGTGTGTTCTGGTCATACAG CTCCTGGGTATGGCCTTCTCCATGACTTTGTACCAGCAGATCCACCGATCCGGGAAGAAGTACGAAGCttag
- the LOC115133025 gene encoding tetraspanin-9-like isoform X1 encodes MARLLARMRGECHVGNHCHSFTMARGCLCCVKYMLFLFNLLFWLGGCGLLGVGVWLSVSQGSFATLSPSFPSISAANLIITLGAVIMVTGFLGCLGAIKENKCLLLSFFITLLVILLVELILLILFFVYTDNVSENARQDLKEGLTLYSTNNNAGLRNAWNTIQTEWHCCGVNGYTDWHTALQEKVVPDHCCQDIYQDCGRNATNQFWTQGCYEKVEEWLDDNKHLLGTIAMCVLVIQLLGMAFSMTLYQQIHRSGKKYEA; translated from the exons atggccagattgcTAGCAAGAATGAGGGGGGAATGCCATGTCGGGAATC ATTGTCACAGCTTCACCATGGCTCGCGGCTGCCTCTGCTGCGTCAAATACATGTTGTTCCTCTTCAACCTGCTCTTCTGG TTGGGGGGCTGTGGTTTGTTGGGTGTGGGAGTGTGGTTGTCTGTGTCCCAGGGCAGCTTTGCCACCCTATCACCATCCTTCCCCTCCATCTCTGCTGCcaacctcatcatcaccctgggtGCTGTCATCATGGTTACAGGCTTCCTGGGTTGTCTGGGTGCCATCAAGGAGAACAAGTGTCTGCTGCTGAGT TTTTTCATCACGTTGTTGGTTATTCTGTTGGTGGAGCTGATCCTACTCATCCTGTTCTTCGTATACACAGACAAT GTGAGTGAGAACGCCAGACAGGACCTGAAAGAGGGACTTACTCTGTACAGCACCAACAACAACGCGGGCCTCCGCAACGCCTGGAACACCATACAGACAGAG tgGCATTGTTGTGGGGTGAATGGGTACACAGACTGGCACACTGCCCTGCAGGAGAAGGTGGTTCCTGACCACTGCTGTCAGGATATCTACCAGGACTGTGGGCGCAATGCCACCAACCAGTTCTGGACACAG GGTTGCtatgagaaggtggaggagtggcTGGAtgacaataaacacctgctgggAACCATCGCCATGTGTGTTCTGGTCATACAG CTCCTGGGTATGGCCTTCTCCATGACTTTGTACCAGCAGATCCACCGATCCGGGAAGAAGTACGAAGCttag